A stretch of DNA from Spirosoma endbachense:
ACAAGTTAGTCTAACTAACTGTCCACCGCTTCGGTGATGTGCTTGATGCCCGTTTATTATCGACGCCCGCCCCGCTCGACCAGTGAGCTGTTACGCACTCTTTAAAGGAATAGCTGCTTCCAAGCTAACCTCCTGGCTGTCTCAGCAGCCGGACCGCCTTTGTTCAACTTAGCACACACTTAGGGACCTTAGCGGATGGTCTGGGTTGTTCCCCTCTCGGACTTGGACCTTAGCACCCAAGCCCTCACTGCCACGCACCCACTGGCGCATTCGGAGTTCATCAGAAGTTGGTAGGATGTGACTCCCCCGCATCCTGTTGGTCGCTCTACCTCACCAGTGGTAACACGCAACGCTGTTCCTAAAAACATTTCGGAGAGTACGAGCTATTTCTCAGTTTGATTGGCCTTTCACCCCTACCCGCAGTTCATCCGGAAGCTTTTCAACGCTTATCGGTTCGGTCCTCCACGGTGTGTTACCACCCCTTCAACCTGACCACGGGTAGATCACCAAGTTTCGCGTCTACCCCTACTGACTCGACGCCCTGTTCAGACTCGCTTTCGCTTCGGCTGCGTACTTTCAAGTACTTAACCTCGCCAGTAACGGTAACTCGTAGGCTCATTATGCAAAAGGCACGCCGTCACTCCACACTGGGAGCTCCGACCGCTTGTAAGCGCCTGGTTTCAGGGTCTATTTCACCCGGGTACTCCCCGTGCTTTTCACCGTTCCCTCACGGTACTCTCCACTATCGGTCTTCTGGTCGTATTTAGCCTTACCGGATGGTGCCGGCCGATTCAGAGGGGATTTCTCCGGTCCCCCCCTACTCAGGATCCCCAACCCACCAACGCCCTGACCCGTACGGGACTCTCACCCTCTGTGGTTGACTTTCCCAAGTCATTTCAGTTCGATTGTTAGCTTGATGTCAGGTCCTACTACCCCGACCACGCCGTAACGTGATTGGTTTGGGCTGTTCCGCGTTCGCTCGCCACTACTGACGGAATCACAATTGTTTTCTCTTCCTGCGGGTACTTAGATGTTTCAGTTCTCCGCGTTTGCCCCTATCACTAGGTACTACCTCTTCAAGGTAGTGGGTTGCCCCATTCGGATACCTGTGGATCAGCCCCTGCCAGCGGGTCCCCACAGCGTTTCGTCGCTTGCCACGTCCTTCCTCGCCACCAGAAGCCTTAGGCATCCCCCAGGCGCCCTTTTGCTGCGTATGTATTGCGCTACTACAATTTCTTGTGTATCTTACCGTGCACCATGAGTCACCTCATGATGCAGTTTCTCCCTGTAGGTCAAAGAACAGTGNNNNNNNNNNNNNNNNNNNNNNNNNNNNNNNNNNNNNNNNNNNNNNNNNNNNNNNNNNNNNNNNNNNNNNNNNNNNNNNNNNNNNNNNNNNNNNNTTGGCTCCAGAAAGGAGGTGTTCCAGCCGCACCTTCCGGTACGGCTACCTTGTTACGACTTAGCCCCAGTCGCCGAGTTTACCCTTGACCGACTCTTACCTCGGTCTTCAGGTCCCCCCAACTCCCATGGCTTGACGGGCGGTGTGTACAAGGTCCGGGAACGTATTCACCGCGCCATGGCTGATGCGCGATTACTAGCGATTCCAGCTTCATGGGGTCGGGTTGCAGACCCCAATCCGAACTGTGACCGGCTTTACAAGATTGGCTCCGCATTACTGCATCGCTACCCGCTGTACCGACCATTGTAGCACGTGTGTCGCCCTGGACGTAAGGGCCATGATGACTTGACGTCGTCCCCCCCTTCCTCTCTGCTTGCGCAGGCAGTCTTGCATGAGTCCCCACCATTACGTGCTGGCAACATACAATAGGGGTTGCGCTCGTTGCGGGACTTAACCCAACACCTCACGGCACGAGCTGACGACAGCCATGCAGCACCTTGCTTTGTGTGTATTGCTACACGTACCCATTTCTGAGTACTTCACGCGCATTCTAGCCCAGGTAAGGTTCCTCGCGTATCATCGAATTAAACCACATGCTCCACCGCTTGTGCGGACCCCCGTCAATTCCTTTGAGTTTCACCGTTGCCGGCGTACTCCCCAGGTGGATTACTTAACGCTTTCGCTCAGCCACTCACCCTTGCAGGCAAACAGCCAGTAATCATCGTTTACGGCATGGACTACCAGGGTATCTAATCCTGTTCGCTACCCATGCTCTCGTGCCTCAGTGTCAATCACGTCGTAGTAGCCTGCCTTCGCAATCGGTGTTCTGGGTCATATCTATGCATTTCACCGCTACATGACCCGTTCCGGCTACCGCCAACGCATTCAAGTTTACCAGTTTCCAGCCACATCTGATCGTTAAGCGACCAGCTTTCAAACCAGACTTACTAAACCACCTACGCACCCTTTAAACCCAATAAATCCGGACAACGCTTGCACCCTCCGTATTACCGCGGCTGCTGGCACGGAGTTAGCCGGTGCTTATTCCTCTGGTACCGTCAAGCAATCCCGCAGGACTACAGTTCTTCCCAGATAAAAGCAGTTTACAACGCTGAGCGCCTTCATCCTGCACGCGGCATGGCTGGGTCAGGCTTGCGCCCATTGCCCAATATTCCCTACTGCTGCCTCCCGTAGGAGTTGGGTCCGTATCTCAGTACCCATGTGGGGGCCAATCCTCTCAGAACCCCTACTGATCATCGTCTTGGTAGGCCGTTACCCTGCCAACTAACTAATCAGACGCAAGCCCCTCTCATACCCATAAATGTTTACCTATAAAACCAGGTGATTTCATAGGACCGTGCGGGTTTACCCCAGCTTTCGCCGGGCTATCCCCCAGTATGAGGCAGGTTGCTTACGCGTTACGCACCCGTTTGCCACTGANNNNNNNNNNCTAGCTAGCTAGCNNNNNNNNNNGAAGCCTTAGGCATCCCCCAGGCGCCCTTTTGCTGCGTATGTATTGCGCTACTACAATTTCTTGTGTATCTTACCGTGCACCATGAGTCACCTCATGATGCAGTTTCTCCCTGTAGGTCAAAGAACAGTGTGCCCCCTTCGAAAAGAGGACCCGGTCCTTAACAAACGTCAGCACCAACTCAACCACTCCCAATCTACATAGAGATCCAGGATCGGCTCCAGAAAGGAGGTGTTCCAGCCGCACCTTCCGGTACGGCTACCTTGTTACGACTTAGCCCCAGTCGCCGAGTTTACCCTTGACCGACTCTTACCTCGGTCTTCAGGTCCCCCCAACTCCCATGNNNNNNNNNNCTAGCTAGCTAGCNNNNNNNNNNCGAATCACGCCCCAAACCCGGCCAAAATCAGCAATTCGGCTGATGGCGGCTGAATCATACCGGATCGAGCTAGCTACCCCGAGAGGAACTGACTGGGCTACTAGATTGTGATGAGGAGGTAAACCGCATATCCAACCCATCAACATGAGTAACCGTAGTGAAACTACTGAAAAGCGAATCATAGGCATCGACACGTAAAGAACTTAATTGGCTCGGTTAGGTAACCTGCCAAGCGACCATAACGGGACAAAACTAAGCAGGCATTAGGGCCTAGTCTTGTACAAATCATGCAGGATGCAATAGCTCAATCCGTAGTAGTTACTTTAGCGGAGCGCAGGTTTAGGAACCCAAATCAGTTGCCCCTGCTCAATTTGAGACGTACGTTGGAGTTGGCTGGGGGTCAACCCGGTTAGGCGTTTGATATGTTTCGTCCAGTGTGCCTGATCACAGTACAGTCCTTGATAGGCTACCTGGCTAAATGATTCCTTGGGTGTTGTGATTAGCGTGTTTAGGGACTGGCGAAACCGCACCGTTTGAGTGTAAGCCTTCGGACTTTGGCCGACATGGTCCATAAAGAGCCGGTAGAGGGTCGATTGTTTGAGTGTAAGCCTTCGGACTTTGGCCGACATGGTCCATAAAGAGCCGGTAGAGGGTCGATTCATTTAAGCGGTAGCTTGCTGCCAGTTGACCAACAACGGGTACGGCGTCACCCGTATTTACCTCTCGAAGCGACGTCTTGATAAGGGGATGCATGGGGGTAGGTACAAGTCGTTGCAGCAGAAAAGGCTCTAGCCTATTGGCTCGTTGGTAAAGGTCGTCTGTACTGAAGATGCTTTCTAGAAGTTGCTGACTATGCCCCGGGAATAGGTGATCAAGAACGGGGGAAACTGGCCATAGTTGGGCGATTGATTCGTGGGTAAATGCCCGTAATGCACCCGGGTGGAACAGTATACATACTTGATCAAGTGGTGCCTGGACGGAAACGGTGAAGGGGCGTCGATGAAAACCATAGAGCCGACTGGTAGACTGAATACCCGGGCTGACCTGACAGTGGTTAGCAGTGGCATTGGTTGTATAAACAACCGTATTCTGCTTATAGATGGCCAAACAAAGGTTGGTATNNNNNNNNNNCTAGCTAGCTAGCNNNNNNNNNNTGCTGTGAAGGTGCATTGGAGTTTTACCGCAGTTACAGCGGAAACCAAACTCAAGCGGTGGTATGAGCAGGTGAATCCGGCTTGTAATCCAAGTTGATGTAAGGATTAAATTGGAAGAGTACTAGTTCTAAGTCTGATCATTAAATCTGGATATATATATTCGTTATCACCTCCTGTGTAAATAGCTGGGACTCCAACATACTCTATTGAATTTCCTCGCTGTACAAGAATATCACCATTTTTTAACCATAAATCAGAGTCAGGCGCAATCCTTTCGTCAAAATATTTAAATTGTTTTTCATCAAATATACCTGAAGATGTGGCCGATAAGTTTAAAACTTTATACATTGTTTCATAATTAACAGGTTTAGGTGAGTACCCATTTTTAGGTTTATCAAATAAAACTTGTTCTATGCTTGTTTTTTCCCATTCTATATTATGTTTTTCACGATCTTTTTTTGTTAGGTCACCGTTTATAGCCCTTTCGATAACTGCTTGGCGAAACTGCTTTATTGATTTTTCAATATCTTCATTATCAATATACTCAACATTAGTTGTTGATAATATTTCCTCCATTAGTTCTTTTTGCTGTTTTAATAGAAGAGAATTGTGTTGATATTTTTCTTCTATTTCCAAAACTATATCTTTCTGTTGTTCAATTTTTGCATAAGGTATTTCTAAATTAAAAAATAATTCTGAGTCTACATGTGGTATGCTTGCGCCTGAAGTATTTTTGTTTATATATTCAAATTGTGATTTCAAAAAATAAAACAAATATTCTTGTAAAAGATAAAATGGTTTTAAACGCATCAGCGTAGATCCAATTGCACCAGATTTACTTCTAAAAGCAAGTCCGCTTCTTGATCCATCCCAAACTACAAGTATTTCACCCTCTTGTGTTAATTCGGCAACTTCCTTTCTTGTATATTGAGTTATATTATCTTCCTCTAGTGCATTTATATCAAGATATGGAATCCCTCTTTTAAATGGTTTATCACTTAAAAATATTGGTTTAATTCCTTTCTGATATGCAACTAGAATCTTCAATGGAATTTTGTAAAGAAATTTATTCATGTCGTTATCACAAAAGTTCTTTTAGTCTGTATAAGTCTTTTATTTGTTGTTCAAAATTTTCAATTAATTTATCTACATAATATACTGGATTTTCTAGAGGTTCAGGGTCAAATTTATTTGTAAACAAAAGGTCATAACCTCGTTCTTCAATTTGGCTCAAACTGTATTTTTTAAATCTATCTGTTTCGAAACGGGGACTTAGGCCCTCAGCGCTTTCTCCATAACAATTTACAAATTCAGAAAAATGCTTTTCGTAACTAAGTGGTCTTGAAGCTTTTGTTACATCATCAATATCTGTCCGTGCATCATATATCCAAATGTTGTTTGTTTTATTTCCTTTTTGAAGAAAAATAACACATGCTCTAACACCATTTGCATAGGGATTAAACGTTCCATTCGGTAGTTACAATATTGTATGAACATTACACAAACCTTTGGTTATCAGATGTTTCCAGACTTCTTTAGCTTTATTTTCGCTTAATGCTCCATCTGGTAAAATTATAGCAGCTCTACCTTTTGGTTTTAAAACTTGATATATATGCTGTATGAAATTAATTTGAATATTTGAGGTTTCTATTGGGAAATTCCTTTTTTTAGGAATACCAATTGAACCTCGTGTACCAAAAGGAGGATTGGTTAATATACAATCGAACACCTCAGGAGTAACATTTTCTGAATATACTGAATCTCCCAATGTTAAATTAGCTTCTATACCATGCAAAAACATATTCATTAGCCCTAGGCGATATGGTCTAACAACCAATTCTTGTCCATAGTAAGCCTCTTTACGAATATAATCACTCTGGGCTTTGGTTAATTTTTTATTTTTTAGTTGTTTATCTGCCCAATCAGCGGCTACAGTTAAGAAACCTGAGGTACCACATGCAACATCCGCTATTTTAAATTTTCTTTTTTCTAATGGATTTGGTTTTGTAACATTAACAATTGCTTGGATAAGTGGTCGAGGGGTGAAAAACTGACCAGCCCCCTTTTTGCCCTCGCTAGCCGTTTTTTCTAACAAACCCTCAAATGCCTCTCCTTGTATATCCTTGTCCAGCTTAGTCCAGCCAATTTCTTCGATTCCATGTATAATCCTCCTTAAATTGTCAGCATTTTTAATTTTTGAAATAGGCTCTTGGAAAATCTTACCTAGTAAGCCATTTTCGTTTTTTAGTATATTTAATGCGTTTTCGTAATATATTGCTAGCTCATTGCTATTTAACTTAAGCATTTGCTGCCATTTACAATTCTCTGGTATTATTATATCTATTTCATCAGCCATTTTCAGAAATAGTAAGTATGTTAATTGTTCAATATAATCGGCATAATCCATTCCATCATGCCTGAGTATATGACAGAAATTCCAAAGTTTTGCTGTTATGTTCATATAGTCTTCTGACTAATAGAAATTTATCCTTGTTTTTTCATCTCAAGGGTTTTAGCCATGTTATTTGTGATTAAACATATACAGGGTTATACTACAAATATATAATTTCCTATATATTTAATTGTAAGCCACCTCCTTATAAGGGTTATACAGATTTCTCCGTATTTTAGAAATATCATTTATAACCTTTAATTCAATTCCTCCCCCGTTTTCTCCCCCACTTATAAATTTAAAGGCCGCAATTAATTGATTTACAATTAATTGCGGCCTTATGTATGTGCCGAAGGCGAGACTCGAACTCGCATGTCCGTAAAGACACACGCCCCTGAAACGTGCGTGTCTACCAATTTCACCAC
This window harbors:
- a CDS encoding helix-turn-helix domain-containing protein, which translates into the protein MNRPSTGSLWTMSAKVRRLTLKQSTLYRLFMDHVGQSPKAYTQTVRFRQSLNTLITTPKESFSQVAYQGLYCDQAHWTKHIKRLTGLTPSQLQRTSQIEQGQLIWVPKPALR
- a CDS encoding restriction endonuclease subunit S, with protein sequence MNKFLYKIPLKILVAYQKGIKPIFLSDKPFKRGIPYLDINALEEDNITQYTRKEVAELTQEGEILVVWDGSRSGLAFRSKSGAIGSTLMRLKPFYLLQEYLFYFLKSQFEYINKNTSGASIPHVDSELFFNLEIPYAKIEQQKDIVLEIEEKYQHNSLLLKQQKELMEEILSTTNVEYIDNEDIEKSIKQFRQAVIERAINGDLTKKDREKHNIEWEKTSIEQVLFDKPKNGYSPKPVNYETMYKVLNLSATSSGIFDEKQFKYFDERIAPDSDLWLKNGDILVQRGNSIEYVGVPAIYTGGDNEYIYPDLMIRLRTSTLPI